The Pan troglodytes isolate AG18354 chromosome 8, NHGRI_mPanTro3-v2.0_pri, whole genome shotgun sequence genome window below encodes:
- the IFIT2 gene encoding interferon-induced protein with tetratricopeptide repeats 2 has protein sequence MSENNKNSLESSLRQLKCHFTWNLMEGENSLDDFEDKVFYRTEFQNREFKATMCNLLAYLKHLKGQNEAALECLCKAEELIQQEHADQAEIRSLVTWGNYAWVYYHMGRLSDAQIYVDKVKHVCEKFSSPYRIESPELDCEEGWTRLKCGGNQNERAKVCFEKALEKKPKNPEFTSGLAIASYRLDNWPPSQNAIDPLRQAIRLNPDNQYLKVLLALKLHKMREEGEEEGEGEKLVEEALEKAPGVTDVLRSAAKFYRRKDEPDKAIELLKKALEYIPNNAYLHCQIGCCYRAKVLQVMNLRENGMYGKRKLLELIGHAVAHLKKADEANDNLFRVCSILASLHALADQYEEAEYYFQKEFSKELTPVAKQLLHLRYGNFQLYQMKCEDKAIHHFIEGVKINQKSREKEKMKDKLQKIAKMRLSKNGADSEALHVLAFLQELNEKMQQADEDSERGLESGSLIPSASSWNGE, from the exons ATGAG TGAGAACAATAAGAATTCCTTGGAGAGCAGCCTACGGCAACTAAAATGCCATTTCACCTGGAACTTGATGGAGGGAGAAAACTCCTTGGATGATTTTGAAGACAAAGTATTTTACCGGACTGAGTTTCAGAATCGTGAATTCAAAGCCACAATGTGCAACCTACTGGCCTATCTAAAGCACCTCAAAGGGCAAAACGAGGCAGCCCTGGAATGCTTATGTAAAGCTGAAGAGTTAATCCAGCAAGAGCATGCTGACCAAGCAGAAATCAGAAGTCTGGTCACCTGGGGAAACTATGCCTGGGTCTACTATCACATGGGCCGACTCTCAGACGCTCAGATTTATGTAGACAAGGTGAAACATGTCTGTGAGAAGTTTTCCAGTCCctatagaattgagagtccagagcTTGACTGTGAGGAAGGGTGGACACGGTTAAAGTGTGGAGGAAACCAAAATGAAAGAGCGAAGGTGTGCTTTGAGAAGGCTCTGGAAAAGAAGCCAAAGAACCCAGAATTCACCTCTGGACTGGCAATAGCAAGCTACCGTCTGGACAACTGGCCGCCATCTCAGAACGCCATTGACCCTCTGAGGCAAGCCATTCGGCTGAATCCTGACAACCAGTACCTTAAAGTCCTCCTGGCTCTGAAGCTTCATAAGATGCGtgaagaaggtgaagaggaaggtgaaggagagaaGTTAGTTGAAGAAGCCTTGGAGAAAGCCCCAGGTGTAACAGATGTACTTCGCAGTGCAGCCAAGTTTTATCGAAGAAAAGATGAGCCAGACAAAGCGATTGAACTGCTTAAAAAGGCTTTAGAATACATACCAAACAATGCCTACCTGCATTGCCAAATTGGGTGCTGCTATAGGGCAAAAGTCCTCCAAGTAATGAATCTAAGAGAGAATGGAATGTATGGGAAAAGAAAGTTACTGGAACTAATAGGGCACGCTGTGGCTCATCTGAAGAAAGCTGATGAGGCCAATGATAATCTCTTCCGTGTCTGTTCCATTCTTGCCAGCCTCCATGCTCTAGCAGATCAGTATGAAGAAGCAGAGTATTACTTCCAAAAGGAATTCAGTAAAGAGCTTACTCCTGTAGCGAAACAACTGCTCCATCTGCGGTATGGCAACTTTCAGCTGTACCAAATGAAGTGTGAAGACAAGGCCATCCACCACTTTATAGAGGGTgtaaaaataaaccagaaatcaagggagaaagaaaagatgaaagacaAACTGCAAAAAATTGCCAAAATGCGACTTTCTAAAAATGGAGCAGATTCTGAGGCTTTGCATGTCTTGGCATTCCTTCAGGAGCTGAATGAAAAAATGCAACAAGCAGATGAAGACTCTGAGAGGGGTTTGGAGTCTGGAAGCCTCATCCCTTCAGCATCAAGCTGGAATGGGGAATGA